One Pongo pygmaeus isolate AG05252 chromosome 10, NHGRI_mPonPyg2-v2.0_pri, whole genome shotgun sequence genomic window carries:
- the LOC129009239 gene encoding olfactory receptor 8S1, giving the protein MEVSNMTTVTVFVLLGLSNNPQVQVLLFVLFLVIYLLTLLGNLLMVLVISTDSHLHTPMYFFLRHLSFLDAFYSSIIVPKLLENLLSKGKTISFLECFTQISLVIFSGATEACLLSVMAYDRFQAVCHPLLYVVIINRRVCAGLVGASWTIGMGTGLINTLLLAQQHFCGPNVIRSFACELPPVLSLTCSDPCTSIASILTTMSVLGLGTLVLLLGSYSCIIMTALRINSATGRSKIFSTCSSHFLVVTIFYTSGVLRYMIPASGSALEQVLSVQYSVITPLLNPLIYSLKNQEVKVALRRMLARKSRLPL; this is encoded by the exons ATGGAAGTCAGCAACATGACCACAGTCACTGTGTTTGTTCTCCTAGGACTGTCCAACAACCCTCAGGTTCAGGTGCTGCTCTTTGTTCTGTTCCTGGTGATTTACCTCTTGACTCTACTGGGGAACCTGCTGATGGTGCTGGTGATCAGTACTGAttcccacctccacacccccatgtacttcttcctgaGACACCTCTCCTTCCTGGATGCTTTCTATTCCTCAATTATTGTGCCTAAACTGCTAGAGAACCTTCTTTCTAAGGGGAAGACAATATCCTTCCTTGAGTGTTTCACTCAGATCTCCCTGGTCATATTTTCTGGAGCTACTGAGGCTTGCCTCCTCTCAGTCATGGCCTACGACCGGTTTCAGGCCGTGTGTCATCCACTGTTGTATGTGGTGATTATAAACAGGAGGGTGTGTGCTGGCCTGGTGGGGGCATCCTGGACCATAGGAATGGGGACTGGCCTAATTAACACCCTCCTCCTGGCTCAGCAGCACTTCTGTGGCCCTAATGTCATCCGCAGTTTTGCCTGCGAGCTTCCTCCGGTGCTCTCATTGACCTGTTCTGACCCCTGCACTAGCATTGCCTCCATTCTCACCACCATGTCAGTCCTGGGCCTTGGCACCCTTGTCCTTTTGCTGGGTTCCTACAGCTGTATCATCATGACAGCCCTGAGGATCAACTCTGCCACAGGTCGGAGCAAGATCTTTTCCACCTGCTCTTCCCATTTCCTTGTGGTCACCATCTTTTATACTTCAGGAGTTCTCAG GTATATGATTCCAGCATCCGGCTCAGCCCTAGAGCAAGTGCTCTCTGTGCAGTACAGTGTGATAACGCCCCTGCTGAACCCCCTCATCTACAGTCTGAAGAACCAGGAGGTAAAGGTGGCTCTGAGGAGGATGCTGGCCAGGAAGTCCAGGCTTCCCTTGTAG
- the LALBA gene encoding alpha-lactalbumin → MRFFVPLFLVGILFPAIQAKQFTKCELSQLLKDIDGYGGIALPELICTVFHTSGYDTQAIAENNESTEYGLFQISNKLWCKSSQVPQSRNICDISCDKFLDDDITDDIMCAKKILDIKGIDYWLAHKALCTEKLEQWLCEKL, encoded by the exons ATGAGGTTTTTTGTCCCTCTGTTCCTGGTGGGCATCCTGTTCCCTGCCATCCAGGCCAAGCAATTTACAAAATGTGAGCTGTCCCAGCTGCTGAAAGACATAGATGGTTATGGAGGCATCGCTTTGCCTGAAT TGATCTGTACCGTGTTTCACACCAGTGGTTATGACACACAAGCCATAGCTGAAAACAATGAAAGCACGGAATATGGACTCTTCCAGATCAGTAATAAGCTTTGGTGCAAGAGCAGCCAGGTTCCTCAGTCAAGGAACATCTGTGACATCTCCTGTGACA AGTTCCTGGATGATGACATTACTGACGACATAATGTGTGCCAAGAAGATCCTGGATATTAAAGGAATTGACTACTG GTTGGCCCATAAAGCCCTCTGCACTGAGAAGCTGGAACAGTGGCTTTGTGAGAAGTTGTGA